A part of Drosophila willistoni isolate 14030-0811.24 unplaced genomic scaffold, UCI_dwil_1.1 Seg143.1, whole genome shotgun sequence genomic DNA contains:
- the LOC6648656 gene encoding estradiol 17-beta-dehydrogenase 8 — MTSGILAGKIAFVTGAGSGIGRATCRLLARDGAKIIAADRNLQAAEETAKELNSAVALQLDVSSDESVKGAVARAVAQWQQAPHIIVNSAGITRDNYLLKMPTADFDDVFNVNLRGTFLVTQHFARAMIAEEQQRGGSIVNLSSIVARMNNVGQANYAATKAGVISFTEVASKEFGKFRIRVNCVLPGYIDTPMVAVVPDKIKEQVVQRCPLGRMGKPDEIAEVIAFLASEKASYVNGAAIEVTGGLK, encoded by the exons ATGACCAGCGGAATACTTGCAGGGAAGATAGCCTTTGTCACAG GTGCTGGCTCTGGGATAGGACGTGCAACTTGTCGCCTGTTGGCCCGAGATGGTGCTAAAATTATAGCTGCCGATCGAAATTTACAAGCCGCCGAGGAGACAGCCAAAGAATTGAACTCAGCGGTGGCCCTGCAGTTGGATGTCTCATCCGATGAGAGTGTTAAGGGTGCTGTGGCTCGGGCGGTGGCCCAGTGGCAACAGGCCCCTCACATTATTGTCAATTCCGCTGGAATAACCCGTGACAATTACCTACTTAAGATGCCCACTGCCGATTTTGATGATGTCTTTAATGTGAATTTGAGGGGAACATTTCTGGTCACACAGCATTTTGCACGTGCCATGATCGCCGAGGAGCAGCAACGCGGCGGCAGCATTGTCAATCTCTCGAGCATTGTGGCACGCATGAATAATGTGGGTCAGGCGAATTATGCGGCCACCAAAGCGGGGGTTATCTCCTTCACGGAGGTGGCCTCCAAGGAGTTTGGCAAATTCAGGATACGTGTCAATTGCGTTCTACCCGGCTACATTGATACGCCAATGGTGGCTGTCGTTCCCGATAAGATCAAAGAGCAAGTGGTGCAACGGTGTCCCCTGGGACGTATGGGCAAGCCCGATGAAATTGCCGAAGTGATTGCTTTTCTGGCCTCCGAGAAGGCGTCCTATGTGAATGGAGCGGCCATTGAGGTTACTGGCGGTCTAAAATAG
- the LOC6648657 gene encoding irregular chiasm C-roughest protein, giving the protein MNASGVMHLCLLLAILMMDAVAPSSLYTSYQNQRFAMEPQDQTAVVGARVTLPCRVINKQGTLQWTKDDFGLGTSRDLSGFERYAMVGSDEEGDYSLEIYPVMLDDDAKYQCQVSPGPEGQPAVRSTFAGLTVLVPPEAPKITQGDVIYATEDRKVEIECVSVGGKPPAEITWIDGLGNVLTENIENTVIPLPDLRRYTAKSLLRLTPKKEHHNTNFTCQAQNTADRTYRSAKIRVEVKYAPKVKVNVIGSSLKPFGPLVESQPGVIPRIVEHAQVRLECRADANPSDVRYRWYINDEPIAGGQKSEMVIRNVTRKFHDAIVKCEVQNSVGKSEDSETLDINYAPSFKQRPQSLEADFGTIVTLNVEIDSNVQADIVWIHHPGNRVVGTSSNLTFSVSNETTGRYYCKVNVPGWSEISTDAYVYMKGSPSISSARTQYGLVGDTVRIDCSASSVPRARHVSWTFNGQEISSESGHDYSILVDAVPGGVRSTLIIRNSQAYHYGKYNCTVVNDYGNDVAEIQLQAKKSVSLLMTVVGGISAVAILLVIIILIVIYFKCKKRTKLPPADVISEHQITKNGGVSCKLEPGDRTSNYSDLKVDISGGYVPYGDYSTHYSPPPQYLTTCSTKSNGSSTILQNNHQNQLQLQQQQQQQQQQQNSHQPTVVQSVPMTFLTNSSGGSLTGSIIGSREIRQENGLPSLQSTTASVVSSSPNGSCSNQSTATTTHHVVVPSSMALSVDPRYSAIYGNPYLRTSNSSLLPPPTAV; this is encoded by the exons ATGAATGCATCAGGGGTCATGCATCTGTGCCTCCTGTTGGCCATTCTTATGATGGATGCGGTGGCGCCTTCATCACTCTATACCAGCTATCAGAACCAACGTTTCGCCATGGAACCACAGGATCAGACAGCTGTGGTCGGGGCACGCGTTACTTTACCCTGTCGTGTCATCAATAAACAGGGCACACTGCAATGGACCAAAGATGACTTTGGTTTGGGCACATCGCGCGATTTGAGCGGCTTTGAGCGCTATGCGATGGTCGGCAGCGATGAGGAGGGCGACTACTCATTGGAAATCTATCCCGTAATGCTGGACGATGATGCCAAATACCAATGTCAAGTGAGTCCAGGACCAGAGGGTCAACCGGCCGTAAGATCGACATTTGCTGGCCTCACAGTGCTTGTACCGCCAGAGGCACCGAAAATTACCCAAGGTGATGTTATCTATGCCACCGAGGATCGTAAAGTGGAGATtgagtgtgtgtctgtgggTGGCAAGCCCCCAGCAGAG ATTACCTGGATTGATGGCTTGGGCAATGTTTTAACGGAAAACATCGAGAATACGGTTATACCGTTGCCCGATCTACGTCGATATACGGCTAAATCGTTGCTGCGACTTACACCAAAAAAGGAGCACCACAACACGAATTTCACATGCCAGGCTCAGAATACAGCTGACCGCACCTATCGCTCAGCCAAAATACGTGTCGAG GTTAAATATGCGCCCAAAGTCAAAGTAAATGTAATTGGCAGTAGTCTAAAACCTTTTGGCCCACTTGTTGAATCGCAACCCGGTGTCATTCCACGCATTGTCGAGCATGCACAGGTGCGACTCGAATGCCGGGCCGATGCCAATCCCAGCGATGTACGCTATCGTTGGTACATCAACGACGAACCAATTGCTGGCGGTCAAAAATCTGAGATG GTCATACGCAACGTGACGCGAAAATTCCATGATGCAATTGTCAAATGTGAGGTGCAAAATAGTGTGGGCAAGAGTGAAGATAGCGAGACTCTGGATATCAACT ATGCTCCTAGTTTCAAGCAACGTCCACAATCATTGGAAGCTGATTTTGGAACTATTGTTACACTTAATGTCGAAATTGATAGCAATGTTCAGGCCGATATCGTTTGGATTCATCATCCAGGCAATCGAGTGGTCGGCACAAGCTCGAATCTTACATTCAGTGTGAGTAATGAGACAACCGGTCGCTATTATTGCAAAGTGAATGTACCCGGCTGGTCGGAAATATCTACGGACGCCTATGTCTATATGAAGGGCTCACCGTCAATTAGTTCGGCGCGTACCCAATATGGTTTAGTGGGCGACACAGTGCGTATTGATTGCTCGGCAAGCAGTGTGCCGCGAGCACGACATGTTTCATGGACATTTAATGGACAGGAGATAAGCTCAGAGTCCGGACATGACTATTCCATACTTGTTGATGCGGTGCCAGGCGGTGTGCGTAGCACTTTGATCATACGCAATAGTCAGGCGTATCACTATGGCAAATACAATTGCACAGTGGTCAATGATTATGGTAATGATGTGGCTGAAATACAATTGCAGGCAAAAA AGAGCGTCTCATTGCTAATGACTGTTGTGGGTGGCATTTCGGCTGTGGCCATTCTATTGGTCATCATCATTCTCATTGTTATCTATTTCAAGTGCAAGAAGCGCACCAAATTACCGCCAGCTGATGTGATTAGTGAACATCAGATAACAAAAAACGGCGGTGTTAGCTGCAAACTTGAACCCGGTGATCGTACTTCAAATTATAGTGATCTCAAGGTGGATATATCTGGCGGTTATGTACCATATGGCGATTACAGCACACATTATAGCCCACCCCCTCAATATTTGACCACATGTTCAACAAAATCGAATGGCAGCTCCACAATACTTCAGAACAATCATCAAAATCAATTGCAActccaacagcagcagcaacagcagcaacaacaacagaattCACATCAGCCAACCGTTGTGCAGAGTGTGCCAATGACTTTTCTCACAAATAGCAGTGGTGGCAGTTTAACTGGCAGTATTATTGGGTCACGGGAGATACGACAGGAGAACGGTCTGCCAAGTCTTCAGTCGACAACAGCCTCGGTGGTAAGTTCCTCACCCAATGGCAGTTGCAGTAACCAGAGCACGGCCACCACAACCCATCATGTGGTGGTGCCCAGCTCAATGGCATTGAGTGTCGATCCGCGTTATAGTGCCATCTATGGTAATCCCTATTTGCGTACATCAAACTCTTCGCTACTGCCACCGCCCACGGCAGTCTAA